A part of Dreissena polymorpha isolate Duluth1 chromosome 13, UMN_Dpol_1.0, whole genome shotgun sequence genomic DNA contains:
- the LOC127854758 gene encoding uncharacterized protein LOC127854758, with amino-acid sequence MNWEKRLKIMYQIACAIDYMHSGNKFRGKILHMDIKSNNIVLDAKFNARLIDFGLARELKEGDESLLMTVTTVGTPGYFPIVQHNLLTKQHDYYNFGVVMLELITGVDPTEHEYGIPLRKWHKSLVLEKKLETVWNVHGVLEKAVDLAIRCIESIDTKNSSGLTSTQIAAELQV; translated from the exons ATGAATTGGGAAAAAAGATTGAAAATTATGTACCAGATCGCATGCGCAATAGACTATATGCACTCGGGTAATAAATTCAG AGGTAAAATATTACACATGGACATTAAATCCAACAACATTGTTCTGGATGCCAAGTTCAATGCGAGGTTGATTGACTTTGGACTGGCGAGAGAATTGAAAGAAGGCGATGAGTCCTTGTTGATGACCGTCACTACTGTAGGGACTCCTGGATACTTTCCAATTGTTCAACACAATCTTCTCACGAAGCAGCACGATTATTACAACTTCGGAGTGG ttATGCTCGAGCTGATTACCGGTGTAGATCCTACCGAACACGAATATGGGATACCGTTAAGAAAATGGCACAAAAGtcttgttttggaaaaaaaactg GAAACAGTTTGGAATGTGCATGGTGTTTTAGAAAAAGCTGTTGATCTAGCGATCAGATGTATTGAAAGCATAGATACCAAAAACTCTTCCGGGCTAACATCAACACAAATAGCAGCAGAATTACAGGTATGA